In Salmo trutta chromosome 16, fSalTru1.1, whole genome shotgun sequence, a genomic segment contains:
- the LOC115150319 gene encoding fibromodulin gives MRGVCVFLLACIMPLSVAMPDRQDPFLWLSALHGRGYNEGSLLADTTGGECPDECDCPPSFPIAMYCDGRGLTAMPTVPSRMKYLYLQHNAITALPDSTLANSTNLVWVMLHHNALSTDKIGKRAFAKLQGLERLYLQHNNLTGVPPNLPRSLRDLRLNNNNINKITPEALGGMDNLTILYLHDNALTEMGTSLKGLNSLTLLDVSGNKLKKVPDSLPEHIHQLYLESNAISAVPEGFLSKFSQLQYIRMGHNQLTDKGIPPNTFNVTGLVELDLSFNQLERIPPVSQTLEHLYLQANHIKEFTLGSFCSVVDVINFSKLRTVRLDGNEISTGDVPSDSVLCLRMANTIEV, from the exons ATGCGTGGTGTGTGCGTGTTCCTTTTGGCGTGCATCATGCCGCTATCCGTCGCCATGCCAGACAGGCAGGACCCGTTTCTCTGGCTGTCCGCCCTGCATGGTCGCGGTTACAACGAGGGCTCCCTATTGGCCGACACCACCGGGGGGGAGTGTCCTGATGAGTGTGACTGCCCGCCCTCCTTTCCCATCGCTATGTACTGTGACGGACGGGGGCTGACAGCCATGCCCACCGTGCCCTCCAGGATGAAGTACCTGTACCTGCAGCACAACGCGATCACCGCCCTGCCAGACTCCACCTTGGCTAACTCTACTAACCTAGTCTGGGTCATGTTGCATCACAACGCGCTGTCTACAGACAAAATCGGCAAGAGG GCGTTTGCCAAGCTGCAAGGGTTGGAACGTCTGTATCTACAACATAACAACCTGACTGGTGTTCCCCCCAACCTGCCACGCTCACTACGAGACCTCagactcaacaacaacaacatcaacaag ATTACGCCAGAGGCCCTGGGGGGCATGGACAACCTGACCATCCTGTATCTCCATGACAACGCTTTGACGGAGATGGGCACATCTCTTAAGGGGTTGAACTCACTCACACTCCTCGACGTCAGCGGCAACAAGCTGAAAAAG GTTCCAGACAGCCTCCCAGAGCACATCCACCAGCTGTACCTGGAGTCTAATGCCATCAGCGCTGTCCCAGAGGGATTCCTCAGTAAGTTCTCCCAGCTGCAGTACATTCGCATGGGCCACAACCAGCTGACGGACAAGGGCATCCCCCCCAACACCTTCAACGTGACTGGCCTGGTGGAGCTGGACCTCAGCTTTAACCAGCTGGAGAGGATCCCCCCCGTCAGCCAGACGCTAGAGCACCTCTACCTACAGGCCAACCACATCAAAG AGTTTACCCTGGGTAGTTTCTGTAGTGTCGTGGACGTGATTAACTTCTCCAAACTGAGGACGGTGCGTCTGGATGGGAATGAGATCAGCACCGGGGATGTCCCCTCCGACTCAGTCCTTTGTCTGCGCATGGCCAACACCATCGAGGTGTAA